One Undibacter mobilis genomic region harbors:
- the lepB gene encoding signal peptidase I: MSETSQAGTKPSRARALAKGIVDIVSILLVVTVAKTALAEPFYVPSGSMEPTLMIGDELLATKFAYGYSTASLPSFVSLPQSERLFGALPKRGDVVVFRWPGDRSQAWVKRVIALPGDHVRLERGTVFINGEAATLTPDGIGQAENEDGSQAPAARYIETLPGGRKHIVFKLTAFNPLDNMSDTVVPAGHVFVMGDNRDNSADSRVALKAGGVGMLPTANLIGRVDAIVGSWDLGMKNQPVWTWPKGLRLSRFFSGVE, translated from the coding sequence ATGAGCGAGACGTCGCAGGCCGGCACAAAACCCTCGCGAGCGCGCGCGCTCGCCAAAGGCATTGTCGATATCGTGTCGATCCTGCTCGTGGTGACGGTCGCCAAGACTGCGCTCGCCGAACCGTTCTATGTGCCATCGGGTTCGATGGAGCCGACGCTCATGATCGGTGACGAACTGCTCGCCACCAAGTTCGCCTATGGCTACAGCACGGCGTCGCTGCCCTCTTTCGTCTCGCTGCCGCAGAGCGAACGCCTGTTCGGTGCGCTGCCCAAGCGCGGTGACGTGGTCGTGTTCCGCTGGCCCGGCGACCGCAGCCAGGCCTGGGTCAAGCGCGTCATCGCTCTTCCCGGCGATCATGTGCGGCTCGAGCGCGGCACCGTCTTCATCAACGGCGAAGCGGCAACGCTGACACCGGACGGCATCGGCCAGGCCGAGAACGAGGACGGCTCGCAGGCCCCGGCCGCGCGCTATATCGAGACGCTGCCCGGCGGGCGCAAACACATCGTTTTCAAGCTGACCGCGTTCAATCCGCTCGACAACATGTCGGACACCGTCGTGCCGGCCGGCCATGTCTTTGTCATGGGCGACAACCGCGACAACTCCGCCGACTCGCGCGTGGCGCTCAAGGCCGGCGGCGTCGGCATGCTGCCGACCGCCAATCTCATCGGCCGTGTCGATGCCATCGTCGGTTCATGGGATCTGGGCATGAAGAACCAGCCGGTCTGGACCTGGCCGAAGGGTCTGCGCCTGTCGCGGTTCTTCAGCGGCGTGGAGTAA
- a CDS encoding TRAP transporter substrate-binding protein, producing the protein MKRRQFLKAAGAGIAGSAIAAPAIAQSSPTIKWRLTASWPKSLDTLYGGCEYFAKRIGEITDNKFQVQPFAAGEIVPGLQVLDAVQNGTVEMGNTALYYYFGKNPAFTFGTALPFGLNPRMMISWVRHGGGEELLNNLLKEFNCIGFAAGNTGAQMGGWFRKEINTTEDLKGLKFRVGGFAGMILSKLGTVPQQIAAGDIYPALEKGTIDAAEWVGPYDDEKLGFVKVAKYYYYPGWWEGCGQAHNLVNMAKWNELPKHYQSAIITASNDAWIWTLSKYDAVNPQALLRLIAAGAQLRAFPQPVLEDCYKAANAIYDDLSKTNPHFKTMYESLVPFRSNSYAWLQVAELGFDSFQVRMRTRS; encoded by the coding sequence ATGAAACGTCGTCAATTCCTGAAAGCCGCCGGCGCTGGGATCGCCGGTTCGGCCATCGCTGCGCCTGCCATTGCCCAATCGTCGCCGACCATTAAATGGCGGCTGACGGCCAGTTGGCCGAAGTCGCTGGATACGCTGTACGGAGGCTGCGAGTATTTCGCCAAGCGGATCGGCGAGATCACCGACAACAAATTCCAGGTGCAGCCGTTCGCGGCTGGCGAAATCGTGCCTGGATTGCAAGTGCTCGATGCCGTGCAGAATGGCACGGTGGAGATGGGTAACACCGCGCTCTACTACTACTTCGGTAAAAATCCGGCTTTCACCTTCGGCACGGCGCTGCCCTTCGGGCTCAATCCGCGCATGATGATTTCCTGGGTCCGCCACGGCGGCGGCGAGGAATTGCTCAACAACCTGCTCAAGGAATTCAACTGCATCGGCTTCGCCGCCGGCAACACCGGCGCGCAGATGGGCGGCTGGTTCCGCAAGGAGATCAACACCACCGAAGATCTCAAGGGGTTGAAATTCCGCGTCGGCGGCTTCGCCGGCATGATCCTGTCGAAGCTCGGTACGGTGCCGCAGCAGATCGCGGCCGGCGATATCTATCCCGCGCTCGAGAAGGGCACGATCGATGCGGCCGAATGGGTCGGGCCTTACGACGATGAGAAGCTCGGCTTCGTGAAAGTCGCGAAGTACTATTACTATCCCGGCTGGTGGGAAGGCTGCGGCCAGGCCCACAACCTCGTCAACATGGCCAAATGGAACGAACTGCCGAAGCACTACCAGTCCGCCATCATCACGGCTTCGAACGATGCGTGGATCTGGACGCTGTCGAAGTACGACGCCGTCAATCCGCAGGCGCTGTTGCGGCTCATTGCGGCCGGCGCGCAGCTGCGCGCATTCCCGCAGCCTGTGCTTGAGGATTGCTACAAGGCGGCGAACGCCATTTACGATGACCTGTCCAAGACCAATCCGCACTTCAAGACGATGTATGAAAGTCTGGTGCCGTTCCGCTCGAACTCCTATGCCTGGCTGCAGGTCGCGGAGCTCGGTTTCGACAGCTTCCAGGTCAGGATGCGCACGCGCTCCTGA
- a CDS encoding 2-keto-4-pentenoate hydratase yields the protein MNAFDHPLIKKGMPLQLAKRRARIAAGEKPLGWKVGLGAPAMMEKLGLQAPIVGYLMQSALIASGGTASLKGYTRPVAEPEIAVRMAATPKPGASSDEVRAAIKEIMPAIEIADMDVLPTPDNLDVILDDGVFQRHVIIGDKTRAGGSIANLTSRVTRRGALINSTTDPEALTGKVVDIVAHVAATLAAYGETLRPGDIIITGSITPPQMLDAGDTDFGHALEPVGAVSIAFRHD from the coding sequence ATGAACGCCTTCGACCATCCACTCATCAAGAAAGGCATGCCGCTGCAACTGGCCAAACGGCGCGCGCGCATCGCCGCCGGCGAGAAACCTCTCGGTTGGAAAGTGGGGCTCGGCGCGCCGGCGATGATGGAGAAACTCGGGCTGCAAGCGCCGATCGTCGGCTATCTGATGCAGAGCGCGCTGATCGCCTCCGGCGGCACGGCATCGCTCAAGGGCTATACGCGACCGGTCGCCGAGCCGGAAATTGCCGTGCGCATGGCGGCGACGCCGAAGCCCGGCGCCTCGTCCGACGAGGTGCGCGCCGCGATCAAGGAGATCATGCCGGCCATCGAGATCGCCGATATGGACGTGCTGCCGACACCGGACAATCTCGACGTCATCCTCGACGACGGTGTGTTCCAGCGCCACGTGATCATCGGTGACAAAACGCGCGCCGGCGGCAGCATCGCGAACCTGACGTCGCGCGTGACGCGGCGCGGCGCGCTCATCAACAGCACGACCGATCCGGAAGCGCTCACGGGCAAGGTCGTCGACATCGTCGCCCATGTCGCGGCAACGCTGGCGGCTTACGGCGAGACGCTCCGGCCCGGCGACATCATCATCACCGGCTCGATCACACCGCCGCAGATGCTGGATGCCGGCGACACGGATTTCGGTCACGCGCTCGAACCGGTCGGCGCGGTGAGTATCGCGTTCCGTCACGACTAG
- a CDS encoding asparaginase domain-containing protein, whose protein sequence is MAKDLLILTTGGTFDKRYPEGQWVTEFTFPPGQESAVTEILRRARMAPEAFACEWLFAEDSTKITDAQRDIIANRCASATQRRIVVTHGTDTMTRRIDPETGKVAATPNTAATIAARKLDKTVVLTGAAQPAVLRDSDTDFNLGLAIGAALMAPPGVYIAMNGLVAPWDAVVKTVVGSFRKFEA, encoded by the coding sequence ATGGCCAAAGACCTCCTCATCCTCACCACCGGCGGCACCTTCGACAAGCGCTACCCGGAGGGGCAGTGGGTGACGGAATTCACCTTTCCGCCGGGCCAGGAATCGGCCGTCACCGAAATTCTCCGGCGCGCGCGCATGGCCCCGGAGGCTTTCGCCTGTGAGTGGCTGTTCGCCGAGGACTCCACCAAAATCACCGACGCGCAGCGCGACATCATCGCCAACCGCTGCGCCAGTGCGACGCAGCGGCGAATCGTCGTCACCCATGGCACCGACACCATGACCCGGCGCATCGATCCCGAAACCGGCAAGGTGGCGGCCACGCCGAACACCGCGGCAACGATAGCCGCCCGCAAGCTGGACAAGACCGTCGTGCTCACCGGCGCTGCACAGCCGGCCGTGCTGCGCGACAGCGACACCGACTTCAATCTCGGGCTGGCAATCGGCGCGGCGCTCATGGCGCCACCAGGCGTCTATATTGCCATGAACGGGCTGGTCGCGCCGTGGGATGCCGTGGTCAAGACGGTCGTTGGCAGTTTCCGAAAATTCGAAGCGTGA
- a CDS encoding threonine dehydratase, protein MFSIDELETTSRLVYRQMKPTPQYAWPLLAERTGATVWVKHENHTPAGAFKVRGGITFIDWLKRSHPATPGIVTATRGNHGQSQARAATAAGLRAKILVPFGNSVEKNAAMRAFGAELIEFGSDFDEAKVEAMRLAETEGLFPVPPFHRELARGVATYALEFFNEARDLDTVYVPIGCGSGICGVIAVRDALGLKTEVVGVVSTEAQCAKLSFEAGKLIETNSANTIADGMAVRVPVQEAFDIYSKGASRIVAVSDEEVAEAMRILYRDTHNIAEGAGAAALAALLNEKDRMRGKRIGIILSGGNVDLPLYARILNGDLNKPAP, encoded by the coding sequence CTGTTCAGCATCGACGAACTTGAAACCACCAGCCGTCTTGTCTACCGACAGATGAAACCGACACCGCAATATGCTTGGCCGCTTCTGGCCGAGCGCACCGGCGCAACGGTCTGGGTCAAGCACGAAAACCACACGCCGGCCGGTGCCTTCAAGGTGCGCGGCGGCATTACCTTCATCGACTGGCTGAAGCGCTCGCATCCAGCCACGCCGGGCATTGTCACGGCGACGCGCGGCAATCACGGCCAGTCCCAGGCGCGCGCCGCAACCGCGGCCGGACTACGCGCGAAGATTTTGGTGCCGTTCGGCAACTCCGTCGAGAAGAATGCCGCGATGCGCGCCTTTGGCGCCGAGCTGATCGAGTTCGGCAGCGACTTCGACGAGGCCAAAGTCGAAGCGATGCGACTCGCGGAGACCGAAGGGCTCTTTCCGGTGCCGCCGTTTCACCGCGAACTGGCGCGCGGCGTCGCCACCTACGCGCTGGAATTCTTCAACGAGGCGCGCGATCTCGACACTGTCTATGTGCCTATCGGCTGCGGCTCCGGCATTTGCGGCGTCATCGCAGTGCGCGACGCGCTCGGTCTCAAGACCGAAGTCGTCGGCGTCGTCTCGACCGAGGCGCAATGCGCCAAGCTGTCCTTCGAAGCTGGCAAGCTCATCGAAACCAATTCAGCCAACACTATCGCCGATGGCATGGCGGTGCGCGTACCGGTGCAGGAGGCGTTCGACATCTATTCCAAAGGCGCGAGCCGCATTGTCGCCGTGAGCGACGAAGAGGTCGCCGAGGCGATGCGGATACTCTATCGCGACACGCACAACATTGCCGAAGGCGCCGGTGCTGCGGCGCTTGCTGCATTGCTCAACGAGAAAGACCGGATGCGCGGCAAGAGAATCGGCATCATCCTGTCCGGCGGCAATGTCGACCTGCCGCTCTATGCCCGAATCCTGAACGGCGATCTCAACAAGCCGGCACCATAA
- a CDS encoding glycosyltransferase family 39 protein codes for MMHALADRSWSPWARVARLRDHMAAMDRYDLASFVLFAGLLALVFTTLHAYAITNDEDVQQRYGEMIVAYYTSGFKDRSLFHFVNLYLYGGLFDVSAVLTQRLLPMMDPYTVRHVLCAIIGVGGIIAAWASARLVAGPRAAAIAAFALAVCGPWYGSIFNHTKDIPFAAAMMTSTFFLLRLSRDLPRPRWGDVIGFGLCLGCALGIRVLGLLLIGYTALAIFVSCPRWRGNWRDAFEFFARSVTALLPAFLIGYVIMLLAWPWSALSPLNPIRGLIDFGAFHYQIRTLLDGQVYEMANVPRWYIPAYLLYKLPLIMLTGAIVSLGFILWPRDGKSAAALRRRNEMLLLATIAVFPVLCQVIDRGPAFCGLRHFLFVVPVLAVLAGIGFDAALSHVALWRPWLARTGVIAIVAVFGWNAAQLVALHPYQYLFYNPLVGGLPGASGRYEGDYWVTIMPEAVTDLESYIATLDTIGDHTRRYTVAVCGDRLPFEKEANARLQWVSDWSKAEFFIAPTHMNCDRALGGHEIVQIKRLGVTIGVVKDRRGLLTAELAGLP; via the coding sequence ATGATGCATGCCCTTGCCGATCGCTCATGGAGCCCATGGGCGCGCGTGGCGCGCTTGCGCGACCATATGGCGGCGATGGATCGTTACGATCTCGCCTCCTTTGTGTTGTTCGCAGGGCTGCTGGCGCTGGTCTTCACGACCCTGCACGCTTACGCCATCACCAACGACGAAGACGTCCAGCAGCGCTACGGCGAGATGATCGTCGCCTATTACACCAGCGGCTTCAAAGACCGTTCGTTGTTTCACTTCGTCAATCTGTATCTCTATGGCGGCCTGTTCGATGTATCCGCGGTGCTGACGCAGCGCCTGTTGCCGATGATGGACCCCTACACCGTCCGTCATGTGCTCTGCGCGATTATCGGCGTCGGCGGTATCATCGCGGCCTGGGCAAGCGCGCGGCTTGTCGCCGGTCCACGCGCTGCGGCGATCGCCGCTTTCGCGCTCGCCGTGTGCGGGCCCTGGTACGGCTCGATCTTCAATCACACCAAGGACATTCCCTTTGCCGCGGCGATGATGACGTCGACCTTTTTTCTGTTGCGGCTGAGCCGCGACCTGCCGCGGCCGCGCTGGGGCGATGTCATCGGCTTCGGTCTATGCCTCGGCTGCGCACTCGGCATCCGGGTGCTCGGCCTGCTGCTTATCGGTTACACGGCACTCGCAATCTTCGTCAGTTGTCCGCGCTGGCGTGGCAATTGGCGTGACGCTTTCGAATTCTTTGCCCGTTCGGTGACGGCGCTGCTGCCGGCGTTTCTCATCGGCTACGTCATTATGCTGCTCGCCTGGCCCTGGTCGGCGCTGTCGCCGCTCAATCCGATCCGCGGCCTCATCGACTTCGGCGCATTCCACTATCAGATCCGCACGTTGCTCGACGGCCAGGTTTATGAAATGGCCAACGTACCGCGCTGGTACATCCCTGCTTATCTCCTCTACAAGTTGCCGCTGATCATGCTCACCGGCGCCATCGTGTCGCTGGGCTTCATTCTGTGGCCGCGCGACGGCAAGTCGGCTGCGGCGCTGCGACGGCGCAATGAAATGCTGCTGCTCGCCACGATTGCCGTGTTTCCGGTGCTCTGTCAGGTGATCGATCGCGGTCCCGCTTTCTGCGGCCTGCGGCATTTCCTGTTCGTTGTGCCGGTGCTCGCGGTGCTGGCCGGCATTGGCTTCGACGCGGCGTTGAGCCATGTCGCGCTCTGGCGGCCCTGGCTGGCCCGTACCGGCGTGATTGCCATCGTCGCGGTGTTCGGCTGGAACGCAGCCCAGCTCGTGGCGCTGCATCCCTATCAGTACCTTTTCTACAATCCGCTGGTCGGTGGATTGCCCGGTGCGTCGGGACGTTATGAGGGCGATTACTGGGTCACCATCATGCCGGAGGCGGTGACCGATCTCGAAAGCTACATCGCGACGCTCGACACCATCGGCGATCATACACGCCGCTATACGGTCGCGGTGTGCGGTGACCGTCTGCCCTTCGAGAAGGAAGCGAACGCCCGTCTGCAGTGGGTCTCGGACTGGAGCAAGGCGGAGTTCTTCATCGCGCCGACGCACATGAACTGCGACCGCGCGCTCGGCGGCCACGAGATCGTGCAAATCAAACGGCTGGGCGTCACGATCGGGGTCGTCAAGGACCGCCGTGGGCTGCTGACAGCCGAACTCGCAGGCCTGCCGTAA
- a CDS encoding spermidine synthase, translating into MLPWKVLDTAKVPGGRSELRLKQRGSEFVIMLDKQELMSSRLSATEQALATMGCDSIKLRDRPRVLIGGLGMGFTLRAALKVLGDKAEIAVAELVPAVVAWARGPMAELFGGSLTDPRVTIHETDVGELIRAKRVVYDAILLDVDNGPEGLTRTANDALYDTKGLAAAHKALRPGGVLAVWSSAPDPKFTARLKKTGFAVKENPLRAKGPQGGAKHFIWTATKGA; encoded by the coding sequence ATGCTTCCCTGGAAAGTTCTCGACACGGCCAAGGTGCCCGGCGGCAGGAGCGAACTGCGCCTAAAGCAGCGCGGCAGCGAATTCGTCATCATGCTCGACAAACAGGAGCTGATGAGCAGCCGGCTCAGCGCGACCGAGCAGGCGCTGGCGACCATGGGCTGCGATAGCATCAAATTGCGCGACAGGCCGCGCGTACTGATCGGCGGTCTCGGCATGGGCTTCACCTTGCGCGCCGCATTGAAGGTTCTCGGCGACAAGGCCGAGATCGCCGTGGCCGAGCTGGTGCCGGCGGTGGTCGCCTGGGCGCGCGGCCCGATGGCGGAGCTGTTTGGCGGCAGCCTGACCGATCCGCGCGTCACCATCCACGAAACCGATGTCGGCGAACTGATCCGTGCCAAGCGGGTCGTCTATGACGCCATTCTGCTCGATGTGGACAATGGCCCCGAAGGCCTGACGCGCACGGCCAACGACGCGCTGTACGATACAAAAGGTCTCGCCGCCGCACATAAGGCGCTGCGCCCGGGCGGCGTGCTCGCGGTGTGGTCATCGGCACCCGATCCGAAATTCACGGCGCGGCTGAAAAAGACCGGCTTTGCCGTCAAGGAAAACCCCTTGCGCGCCAAAGGTCCGCAAGGCGGCGCCAAACACTTCATCTGGACGGCCACCAAAGGCGCGTAG
- a CDS encoding invasion associated locus B family protein, whose translation MSNFRQGQRTTAKAARLALGCVAAMAAVFAGWSSAALAQGAVKSVHRDWQIRCDTPPGAKSEQCALIQSVTAEDRANVGLTVIVLKTADQKSKLMRVVAPLGVLLPSGLGLKIDNADIGRAGFVRCLPNGCIAEVVMDDELLKKLRTGKTALFVIYQTPEEGIGFPMSLAGFGEGYDKLP comes from the coding sequence ATGAGCAATTTCAGGCAGGGCCAGCGGACAACCGCGAAGGCCGCGAGACTGGCGCTGGGCTGTGTTGCAGCTATGGCCGCGGTTTTTGCGGGATGGTCGAGCGCGGCGCTGGCGCAAGGCGCGGTGAAGTCGGTGCACAGGGATTGGCAGATTCGCTGCGACACCCCGCCTGGCGCCAAATCCGAGCAATGCGCGCTCATTCAGAGTGTGACGGCGGAAGACCGCGCCAATGTCGGCCTGACCGTGATTGTGCTCAAAACTGCCGATCAGAAGAGCAAGTTGATGCGGGTGGTTGCGCCTTTGGGCGTACTGCTGCCGTCCGGACTCGGCCTCAAGATCGACAATGCCGATATCGGCCGCGCCGGTTTCGTACGCTGCCTGCCCAATGGCTGTATCGCCGAAGTTGTGATGGACGACGAACTACTCAAGAAATTGCGCACCGGCAAGACGGCTCTGTTCGTCATTTATCAGACGCCCGAAGAGGGCATCGGCTTCCCGATGTCGCTTGCCGGGTTCGGCGAGGGCTACGACAAGCTGCCCTAG
- a CDS encoding carboxymuconolactone decarboxylase family protein — MKQWSTHLDEIKALMRTLRGDTPNVMKAFSGLAQAASTPAALDAKAKELIALGISVAIRCDDCIGFHVKAALDHGASREEIVETLGMAIYMGAGPSVMYATHALEAYEQLKPEAASTAA, encoded by the coding sequence ATGAAACAGTGGTCCACACATCTCGACGAGATCAAGGCGCTGATGCGTACCTTGCGCGGCGATACGCCGAACGTGATGAAGGCGTTCTCGGGCTTGGCGCAGGCTGCATCGACGCCGGCGGCGCTCGATGCCAAAGCCAAAGAGCTGATCGCGCTCGGCATCTCGGTGGCGATCCGCTGCGACGACTGCATCGGCTTCCACGTCAAGGCGGCACTCGATCATGGCGCGAGCCGCGAGGAGATCGTCGAGACGTTAGGCATGGCGATTTATATGGGCGCCGGGCCGTCGGTGATGTATGCCACCCACGCGCTCGAGGCCTACGAGCAATTGAAGCCGGAAGCCGCCAGCACCGCGGCGTGA
- a CDS encoding PAN domain-containing protein, translating into MMWRAAVLFAALAVALLSSGAVQAQSGFDRRGGDYSKFEIRTGDPEVCAARCERDSRCLAWSFSYPRTANAMATCWLKNKVPPRNDDACCVSGVKGAGVVEPRLGTTEFSIDRLGGDYRDFELPADPVGAACGQACSADNKCRAWTYVRPGYIGASARCFLKDKITRPRQKPCCISGVVR; encoded by the coding sequence ATGATGTGGCGTGCGGCCGTTTTGTTCGCCGCGCTGGCCGTTGCGTTGCTGTCATCGGGAGCCGTACAGGCCCAGTCCGGCTTCGACCGGCGCGGCGGCGACTATTCCAAGTTCGAGATCAGGACCGGCGATCCGGAAGTCTGCGCCGCGCGCTGCGAGCGCGATTCCCGCTGTCTAGCCTGGAGTTTTTCCTATCCGCGCACGGCCAATGCCATGGCGACCTGCTGGCTCAAGAACAAGGTGCCGCCGCGCAATGATGACGCTTGCTGCGTTTCCGGCGTGAAGGGTGCCGGCGTCGTCGAACCGCGCCTCGGCACCACTGAATTTTCCATCGATCGTCTGGGCGGTGACTATCGCGATTTCGAACTGCCGGCGGATCCGGTCGGCGCGGCCTGCGGGCAGGCCTGCTCGGCAGACAACAAATGCCGGGCCTGGACCTATGTGCGGCCCGGTTATATCGGCGCGTCGGCGCGCTGTTTCCTGAAGGATAAGATCACCCGGCCGCGGCAGAAACCGTGCTGCATTTCAGGGGTGGTGAGGTAA
- the tldD gene encoding metalloprotease TldD, translated as MDPAASSLIDRAGLDKAKVRELTSRGLEGADDGELFLEYKQTEALAFDNGRLKQATYDTTQGFGLRAVKDEAVGYAHASDLSEGALARAADAVRAVKGGYTGTYAEAPGRTNRKLYDDVNPLGTPAFDQKVKLLETIDAYARAKDPRVRQVTASIAATWQVVEILRADGETYRDIRPLVRLNVSVVAGDGDRQETGSYGVGGREGYERFIEPSMWQTAVDEAVRQAMVNLTAVAAPAGEMDVVLASGWPGVMLHEAVGHGLEGDFNRKKTSAFAGLMGQQVAAKGVTVIDDGTVQQRRGSLTIDDEGTPTNRTVLIEDGILVGYMQDRQNARLMGMKPTGNGRRESHAHVPMPRMTNTAMLAGDKDPAEIIASVKNGLYAVNFGGGQVDITSGKYVFQCTEAYKIENGKVTAPVKGAMLIGNGPTDLHRIGMIGNDFALDPGIGTCGKNGQGVPVGVGQPSLRMDKITVGGTA; from the coding sequence ATGGACCCCGCTGCTTCCTCTTTGATCGACCGCGCCGGGCTCGACAAGGCCAAGGTGCGCGAACTCACCAGCCGCGGCCTCGAAGGTGCCGACGACGGCGAACTGTTCCTCGAATACAAGCAGACCGAGGCGCTCGCTTTCGACAATGGTCGCCTCAAGCAGGCGACTTATGACACGACGCAGGGCTTCGGCCTGCGCGCCGTCAAGGACGAAGCCGTCGGCTATGCCCACGCCTCGGACCTCTCCGAAGGCGCACTGGCCCGCGCCGCCGATGCCGTGCGCGCGGTGAAGGGCGGCTACACGGGGACCTATGCGGAAGCGCCGGGCCGCACCAACCGCAAACTCTATGACGACGTGAACCCGCTCGGCACTCCGGCCTTCGACCAGAAGGTCAAGCTGCTCGAGACCATCGACGCCTATGCTCGCGCCAAGGACCCGCGCGTGCGGCAGGTGACGGCGAGCATCGCCGCGACCTGGCAGGTGGTGGAAATTCTGCGCGCCGACGGCGAGACCTATCGCGATATCCGCCCGCTGGTGCGCCTCAACGTCTCGGTTGTCGCCGGCGACGGCGACCGTCAGGAGACCGGCAGCTACGGCGTCGGCGGCCGCGAAGGCTACGAGCGATTCATCGAGCCGTCGATGTGGCAGACGGCAGTCGATGAAGCCGTGCGCCAGGCGATGGTCAACCTCACCGCCGTAGCCGCGCCGGCCGGCGAAATGGATGTCGTGCTCGCGTCCGGCTGGCCGGGCGTGATGCTGCATGAAGCCGTGGGGCACGGCCTCGAAGGCGATTTCAATCGCAAGAAAACATCCGCCTTTGCCGGCCTGATGGGCCAGCAGGTCGCCGCCAAGGGCGTCACCGTCATCGACGATGGCACCGTGCAGCAGCGCCGCGGCTCGCTCACCATCGACGACGAAGGCACGCCGACCAACCGCACCGTGCTGATCGAGGACGGCATCCTCGTCGGTTACATGCAGGACCGCCAGAACGCGCGGCTGATGGGCATGAAACCGACCGGCAATGGTCGGCGTGAATCTCATGCCCATGTGCCGATGCCGCGCATGACCAACACCGCGATGCTCGCCGGCGACAAAGATCCGGCCGAGATCATCGCCTCGGTGAAGAACGGTCTCTATGCCGTCAACTTCGGCGGCGGCCAGGTCGATATCACCTCGGGCAAATACGTGTTCCAGTGCACCGAGGCTTACAAAATCGAGAACGGCAAGGTCACGGCGCCGGTGAAGGGCGCCATGTTGATCGGCAACGGGCCGACCGACCTGCATCGCATCGGCATGATCGGCAATGACTTTGCGCTCGATCCGGGTATCGGTACCTGCGGCAAGAACGGTCAGGGTGTGCCGGTCGGCGTGGGTCAGCCGTCGCTGCGCATGGACAAGATCACAGTCGGCGGCACGGCGTAA